TGCCGGGGATCGAGCCGCTGCTGATCGAGTTAGGTGCGATGAGCCATGTTGCAGTCGGGCTGCTGACCGGCAACCTGCGGGCCGGGGCCGAGACGAAGTTGTCGCATTACCGTCTGTGGGGACGATTCCCGTTCGGCGGGTACGGCGACGAATCGACCGATCGCAGCGACATTGCTCGCGCCGCCCTGGCCGAGGCCGAACGCCACGCCGCCGAGAACAACGGGCACAGCGGTCCGCTCTTGGAAACGATGGTCGTCGGCGACACCGTGCATGACATTCGCTGCGCCCGGGCGATCGGCGCCTTCGCCGTCGCCGTGCCGACCGGCCATTCCTCGGCCGACGAACTGGCGACCGCCTCGCCGGATCTAATCCTGCCGGACCTCAGCGACCCGCGCCCGCTGCTGGAGCGGATCGAGGCCATTGCAGGGTGATCGGAACGAGGGAGCCGCGGGACAAGCGGACTTCCGGACGTTGGGACGATGTCGATTGCGCTCTGTCCCGTTGTCCGCTTGTGCTCAAGTTCCTTTGAAACCTCGCCCTCATTCCGTCAGCAGCACGTGGAGCGATCTTGGCCCGTGGGCGCCGATGACGAGCGATTGCTCGATGTCGGCGGTTTTCGAGGGGCCGCTGATGAAGGCGCCGAAGCCGGGCGCCGCGAAGGCCCCCGCCCCGGCGTTCGTCTCGGCCAGACGGTCGTAGGCCGCGTGCATCGTGGCGACCAACTTTCCCGCGGGGACGACCAGCACGACGTGCTGCGCGATGAAGTACGCCGCGCGATGGGTAAGCCGACGATCCGTGACCCAGACGGCCGCGTTCTCGGCGACCGCCAGCTCCCCCGGCAATACGGCCAGATCGACGTCGTCCAGGGCGTGGGGGGATTCGATTGCCGCAAGGTCGACGTTCCCCGCGATCGCCGCCGGCACGAGCGACAGCGTGCGCTTCGGCTGGATGGGGTGCGCGATCTCGGCGACGGCGGCCGGCAACTCTGCATCGCCGCGGACGACGCGCCCGGCGCCGCCGACTGCGGCCAGCGCTCGGCAAAACTGCTCGGCCAAATCGGGATACGCGATCCACTCGCCCGCCACCGCCGGCAATGGCGCCAGCGGCGGGGCGTTGCGACGCAGCTCGGCGAGGATCTGTTCGCGCGACGCGGTCATCGTCCCTCCTGATGTTCGTCGTACCAGGCGCGGAAGCTCTTGGCCGGCGGCTCGGGGAGCTCGCGCTGCCGGCCCCAGAGATTCAGCCGCGAATAGACGAGCCATCGCGGACTGATCCGCAGAGCCGTTCGGGCCGCCGCCCCGGCCGCGCGGTACAGCCACGAGCGCCGCAGCACGAAGCTCGCCGCGCGCATCATGGTGCGTTTTGCAGGAGCGAGCAGGCCGCGCGCGACGATCTCGCGCCGCCAGGTAAGCAGTTGGTTGTGGAGGTCGATCTTCACCGGGCAAACGTCGCTGCACGAGCCGCACAGGCTGCAGGCGTAAGGCAGACTGCCGTGCTCGGCCGCGTCGCGGGCCGGGTTGATGATCGACCCGATCGGACCCGCCACGGTGACGCCGTAGCTGTGCCCGCCGCTGCGGCGAAAGACGGGGCACGTGTTGAGACACGCCCCGCAGCGGATGCAGTTGAGCGACCGACGAAAGTCCTCGCTCCCGAGCAGGCTGCTGCGACCGTTGTCGACCAGCACGATGTGCAATTCGCCTCCGGGCCGCGGGCCGTGGAAGTGAGAACTGTAAGCGGTGATCGGCTGGCCGGTGGCCGAACGCCCCAGGAGCCGCAGGAAGACCCCCAAATCGGCGGCCCGGGGAATGATCTTCTCGATTCCCATCGCGGCGATGTGGAGCGGGGGGAGCGAGGTCCCCAAGTCGGCGTTCCCTTCGTTGGTGCATACGACGAACCCGCCGGTCTCGGCGATCGCGAAGTTCACGCCGGTGATCCCCGCTTCGGCGGCGAGGAACTTCTGCCGCAGGCGTTGCCGGGCCGCCTCGGCGAGGTACTTGGGGTCGGTCGCTCCCGCCGCGGTGCCGAGCCGGTCGTGGAACAGTGCGCCGACCTCTTCCTTTTTGATATGAATCGCGGGGAGGACGATGTGGCTGGGCGCCTCGTCGCGCAGTTGCACGATCCATTCGCCCAGGTCGGTGTCGGTCACCTCGATCCCGTGCCGTTCGAGATACGGATTGAGCCCGCACTCCTCGGTGAGCATCGACTTGCTTTTGACGACCCGGCGGACGCTCCGCTCGGCGAGCAGCCCGTGGATGATCGCATTGTGTTCGGCCGCGTCGCGAGCCCAGTGGACGCGGGCGCCGAGCCGGCGGGCGTTCTCGTCGAACTGCTCCAAGAGCCCCGCCAGATTGCTCATCGTGTGAAGCTTCACCTGCGAGGCGAGTTCCCTCAGATGCTCCCACTCGGGAAGCGAGCGAGCCTGGTTGTCGCGCTTCGCACGGATGAACCACAGCGCCTGATCGTGCCAAGCGGCCCGCGAACCGTTGGCGACAAACTCGGCGGCGGCGACTGCGTGAGCGGACATGGCGGGGCGGAGAGAGCGAAGGCGAGAGATCAAAAGTCAGAGTTGGTGCAACAGATCCTTGCGAGCCAGGCCGTCCCCGGCCCTGGCGCGCCGTCAATCAACGTCAATCCGCAACCCCATCGCCTCGCACAACAACTCGGCGACATGCATGACTCGCAGCGGCTCGCCGTCGCGACGGATCAGTCCTCCCAGGTGCATCAGGCACGACATGTCGGCCGAGGCGAGCACCTCGGCGCCGTGCCGCCGGTGATCCGCGACGCGGTCGCGGCCCATCATGCACGAGACCGCCTCCTCGAACACTGCGAACGTGCCGCCGAATCCGCAGCACTCGTCGGGGCGATCGAGATCGGTCAGTTCAATCCCGTCCAATCCCGCGACAAGCTGCCGGACCTTGTTGAACGCGGGAAGCATTCGCTCGCTGCCGCGTCCCAAGTCGAGCTCGCGGAGGCCGTGGCAGCTTTGGTGGAGTCCCACGCGATGGGCGAAATTCCCCGCGATCTCGTCGACCTGAGCCACGTCGACCAGAAACTCGCACAACTCGAAGGTCTTGGCCTCGAGCTGCGCACGGGCCGCTTCGTCCGCGATCAGTCCGTGATAATGCTTGCGGACCATCGCGACGCAGCTCCCCGAGGGGCCGACGACGTAGTCGCACGCGCGGAACGCGGCCAGGAAACGCTCGGCCACGGGTTTGGCCTCCTCGACGCAGCCGGCGTTCGCCATCGGTTGGCCGCAGCAGGTCTGCTCGCGGGGGTAAACGATTTCGACGCTCTGCCACGGCTGGGTCGCCAGCCGCGGGGCGAACCGCTCCAACAACCGCAGCGTCGCCGCACCCACGCGCGGGTAGAACTGGTCGACGTAGCAGGGAATAAACAGCCCGATGCGCATGTGCCTCATCGCTGCGAGAGCGTCTCGCGCTCGTAACGACGCACCTCGTCGAGCCATGCCAGCCCCGGCGGGGTCTCGCTCGACAGGCAGTGGTGATCCCACACGGCGCCGACGGGAAGCGCCTTGCATTGCTCCAACAGGGCGAGCCGCCCCGTGAAGTCCCCCTCGGCCTCCATGGCCCGCAGCGTGTCGATCGGCTCCAGCAAGGCCGCCAGGACCGACCGCAGCGTATTGCGCGTGCCGATGACCCACGCGGCGATGCGGTTGATGCTCGCGTCGAAAAAGTCGAGCCCGATGTGGGTGCGCGACAGGAATCCGCCGCGGACGATCTCCTGGCCGATCGCCTGCAAATCGTCGGTGTAGGCGACCACGTGGTCGCTGTCCCAGCGCACCCCGCGGCTCACGTGGAGCAGAAGTTCCGGGACCCACATCATCACCGAACTGATCTTTTCGGCGATCGACTCGGTGGGGTGGAAGTGCCCCGCGTCGAGACAAAGCGCCTTCTGCCGCGCAGCGGCGTAACCGAGGTAGAACTCGTGCGAACCGACGACGTAGCTTTCCGACCCGATGCCGAACAGCTTGCTCTCGACGGCGTCGAGATTGTGCGCGGGGGAGAGGGGTTTGGCGAACACCTCGTCCAGGGCCGCGGCGAGCCGTTCGCGCGGGCCCTTGCGGTCGACCGGCTGGTCCTTGTACCCGTCGGGGATCCAGATGTTGGTCACGCAGGGCGAGCCGAGAGCCGCGCCCATCGCGGCGCCGATCTCGCGGCACGCTTGGCAGTGCTCGATCCAATACGTGCGGATCGTGGCGTCCGCGTGGGCTAGCGTGAAACCGTCGGCGGCCAACGGGTGAGCGAAGCACGTGGGGTTGAAATCCATCCCCAGCCCCTGCTCCTTGGCCCAGTCGATCCACCGCTGAAAGTGTTCGACCCCCAGTTGGGTTCGCTCGATTCGCTGTCCGCCGGTCTCCGCGTAAAACGCATGGAGGTTGAACCGATGGTTGCCGGGAATGAGCCGCAGCGCCTGCTCGACGTCGGCCCGCAGTTCGTCGGGAGTGCGAGCCTTGCCGGGATAGTTGCCGGTGACCGCCAGCCCGCCCCCCAGTTCGTCGCCCGCGTTCTCGAATCCCCCGACGTCGTCTCCTTGCCAACAGTGGAGCGAAATTGCGACGCCGCGCAGCGTCTCGAGCGCCGCGTCGACGTCGACTCCGTAGCCGGCATAGGTCTCGCGGGCGAGGTCGAACGCGGACTCGACCGCGGCGTCGGTTGCAGAGGCGACAGGCGATGAAGAAGACATGGCGTACTCGCACGGCGAGGGGAGAAGTCGCGACCGGAGAGACTGAGAGCAAGCCCCCCGCTTGAGCCGTCATTGTAGTTG
The window above is part of the Pirellulales bacterium genome. Proteins encoded here:
- a CDS encoding HAD family hydrolase, coding for MYAVLFDIDGTLIQTGGAGHLAFSRAFADEFGVEKLAGDVSFAGRSDRAIALDLMRAHDVPATPATWLQFRRSYLTHLPGALAELNGVVLPGIEPLLIELGAMSHVAVGLLTGNLRAGAETKLSHYRLWGRFPFGGYGDESTDRSDIARAALAEAERHAAENNGHSGPLLETMVVGDTVHDIRCARAIGAFAVAVPTGHSSADELATASPDLILPDLSDPRPLLERIEAIAG
- a CDS encoding LUD domain-containing protein — its product is MTASREQILAELRRNAPPLAPLPAVAGEWIAYPDLAEQFCRALAAVGGAGRVVRGDAELPAAVAEIAHPIQPKRTLSLVPAAIAGNVDLAAIESPHALDDVDLAVLPGELAVAENAAVWVTDRRLTHRAAYFIAQHVVLVVPAGKLVATMHAAYDRLAETNAGAGAFAAPGFGAFISGPSKTADIEQSLVIGAHGPRSLHVLLTE
- a CDS encoding lactate utilization protein, which translates into the protein MSAHAVAAAEFVANGSRAAWHDQALWFIRAKRDNQARSLPEWEHLRELASQVKLHTMSNLAGLLEQFDENARRLGARVHWARDAAEHNAIIHGLLAERSVRRVVKSKSMLTEECGLNPYLERHGIEVTDTDLGEWIVQLRDEAPSHIVLPAIHIKKEEVGALFHDRLGTAAGATDPKYLAEAARQRLRQKFLAAEAGITGVNFAIAETGGFVVCTNEGNADLGTSLPPLHIAAMGIEKIIPRAADLGVFLRLLGRSATGQPITAYSSHFHGPRPGGELHIVLVDNGRSSLLGSEDFRRSLNCIRCGACLNTCPVFRRSGGHSYGVTVAGPIGSIINPARDAAEHGSLPYACSLCGSCSDVCPVKIDLHNQLLTWRREIVARGLLAPAKRTMMRAASFVLRRSWLYRAAGAAARTALRISPRWLVYSRLNLWGRQRELPEPPAKSFRAWYDEHQEGR
- a CDS encoding (Fe-S)-binding protein, with the protein product MRIGLFIPCYVDQFYPRVGAATLRLLERFAPRLATQPWQSVEIVYPREQTCCGQPMANAGCVEEAKPVAERFLAAFRACDYVVGPSGSCVAMVRKHYHGLIADEAARAQLEAKTFELCEFLVDVAQVDEIAGNFAHRVGLHQSCHGLRELDLGRGSERMLPAFNKVRQLVAGLDGIELTDLDRPDECCGFGGTFAVFEEAVSCMMGRDRVADHRRHGAEVLASADMSCLMHLGGLIRRDGEPLRVMHVAELLCEAMGLRIDVD
- a CDS encoding L-rhamnose isomerase → MSSSSPVASATDAAVESAFDLARETYAGYGVDVDAALETLRGVAISLHCWQGDDVGGFENAGDELGGGLAVTGNYPGKARTPDELRADVEQALRLIPGNHRFNLHAFYAETGGQRIERTQLGVEHFQRWIDWAKEQGLGMDFNPTCFAHPLAADGFTLAHADATIRTYWIEHCQACREIGAAMGAALGSPCVTNIWIPDGYKDQPVDRKGPRERLAAALDEVFAKPLSPAHNLDAVESKLFGIGSESYVVGSHEFYLGYAAARQKALCLDAGHFHPTESIAEKISSVMMWVPELLLHVSRGVRWDSDHVVAYTDDLQAIGQEIVRGGFLSRTHIGLDFFDASINRIAAWVIGTRNTLRSVLAALLEPIDTLRAMEAEGDFTGRLALLEQCKALPVGAVWDHHCLSSETPPGLAWLDEVRRYERETLSQR